A single window of Oncorhynchus keta strain PuntledgeMale-10-30-2019 chromosome 34, Oket_V2, whole genome shotgun sequence DNA harbors:
- the LOC118366668 gene encoding protein FAM237A-like, with product MDTTILNMFLATVLLMGCVCVVPLQGQKPGQVDPLTLSRASQCWTSSSELLLEMRSPRIADTVPAFWDLMVFLKSSDNRKHSALFWDLAQVFWDIYVDCVLSRTHGLGRRQLTWPHEQITATRSLVTDKSFVQDSQTNVSKLKESSQGWLKIQVQHFGPGILNHITRTRGIKSRSIL from the exons ATGGATACTACAATCCTCAACATGTTTCTGGCTACAGTGCTGCTCATGGGCTGTGTATGTGTAGTACCTCTCCAAGGTCAGAAGCCAGGACAGGTGGACCCCCTGACTCTGAGCCGGGCATCACAGTGCTGGACCTCCTCCTCAGAGCTCCTGCTGGAGATGCGCTCCCCGAGGATCGCTGACACCGTGCCTGCCTTCTGGGACCTGATGGTGTTCCTCAAGTCGTCAGACAACAGGAAGCACAGTGCTCTATTCTGGGACCTGGCCCAGGTCTTCTGGGACATCTATGTGGATTGTGTCCTGTCCCGGACCCATGGACTGGGGAGGCGGCAGCTAACTTGGCCCCATGAGCAGATCACTGCAACGCGCTCACTCGTCACTGACA AATCTTTTGTTCAGGACTCACAGACTAACGTCTCCAAACTGAAGGAGTCATCTCAGGGATGGCTAAAGATCCAGGTTCAGCACTTTGGACCAGGCATTTTAAATCACATCACTCGCACCAGGGGGATCAAGAGTAGATCTATTCTTTAA